From Bradyrhizobium sp. AZCC 1610:
GTCCGGTCGCCGGCGCGCCACTTTGCCAGGCCGTTCAGGTAGCTGCCGGCGGCTATGTACAACGGCATCGTATGCTCGCGCGCGAGAGCGAGCGCCAGAATCGTCTCTGTTTCCTGCAACATGCCTCCGCATAGTCCATCGAAGACCGCCTTGTGAACGAGCGCATTGGCTTGAGAAAGCGCCGGCCTATCTGCCGTGGCGCGCACCGCTTCGGCGGCGAGCCGGCGCGATCGATCAATCGTGCCGAGCGGCCAAAGCACCAGGGCAAGAAACCTCTTGATGACGAAAGGCAGGTCCAGCGCCGATGCCCTGAAGGTCGCCGGATCAGGCTCAGCCTCGTAGATCACAAGCGCGCGCTCGAGATGCAGTCGCGCGTTCAGGTAATCGCCGCCGAACCAACAGGTTACCCCGGCTGTCGAGTGTGCGACGACCGCGGCCACTGGCGATTCCGGTCGCTGCCTGGCGACGCCCATGACTGCCTCCGTCAACTCCTGCATCGGCGCGATCTCGCCATGCGTCAAGCAGGCGTTGAACAGGCCCGAATGGATCGGCGCCAGTTCGACCGGATCATTGATGTCGGCTGCGAACTGTCGGGCGCGCTTCCACGCGGCCACCGTTTCGGGGGCGCTGTGGCCAAGGCTGCCCCGCAGCGCGCGGCCATATGCGATTTGAAGCTGCAGCCGGTTCATGCTCCGGCCCGGCTCATCGGGCAGCGCATCGGCAATGGCGACAGCCTCGCCGAGATGTGCGATTGCCTCGGTATAGGCCGAGCGTTTCAGCGCCTGCTGACCGGCCTTGCGCCACCACTCGAAGGCTACCACGCCCAGCCCCGCTTCAGTGAAGTGATATGCCACGACTTCCGGCTCGGTCTCGGCGATCACCGGAAACTGATCGCGTAGGACATCGCCAATGTGCTTATGGAGCAATTGCCGGCGGCTCTTCAGCAGGCTCTCGTAAGCCGCTTCCTGAACCAGCGCATGCTTGAAGCTGTAGCTCGCTTCCGGCGGCGCCCCGCGACGCGATAGCAGTTCGGCCTCTTCGAGCTGACCCAGCGCGGCGCACAGCGTCAGATCATCGCGCCCCGCCACACTTCGCAACAGCCTGTATGAGAAGTCGCGGCCAATGGCAGCGCCTATCTGCGCCACTTCCTTGACCGGGGCCAGCCGGTCAAGGCGCGCCATCAGCGAGTCCTGCAGTGTCGCGGGGATGGCGAGCGGCGGGAGCGGGCTATCGAGGCGATAGCGTCCGGCATCTTCCACGAGCAGTCCGGACTCCAGCACCATCTTGGTCAGTTCCTCGACAAATAGCGGGATACCATCCGTCCTGTCGATGATCTGCGTCATCATTTCGCCTGGCAGATGCCGGCCGACGGTCACCTGCTCGACCAGAGCGCGCGTGTCCTGCCGATCAAGGCGGTCGAGCCGCAACAAGCTGACGTTGGCAAGACCCGCCCAAGGCGGTTCGAACTCAGGCCGGAATGTCATGAGCGCGAGGATCGGCAACCCCCTGACCCGGTCGACTGCGAGATCAAACAGCTCAAGCGTCGTGGCGTCGGCCCAATGCATGTCCTCGCAGACAATCAGCACTGGTTGCTGCCGGGCCAACCCCTCAAGCTGATCGAGCAGGGTGGCGAACGTCTGTCGCCGCTGCTGCACTGGATTCAAGCCGAGCGGCGGATAGCGCTCGCCAGTTGGGATCGAAAGAAGCGCGGCGATCAACGGCGCCGCGTTGGCCACCTGTCGCGTTCCGAGTGCAAGCATTGCCTCGAGCTTGTCGAGCTTTTGCCCGATCGTATCCTGTGGCTCTATGCCAGCAGCGCGCTCAAGTTGAGCGATGAAGGGATGAAGCGCACTGTTGGTGTGGTAGGGCGAGCACTGATACCTCACCCGGCGGTGCGCCCCTAGCCCGAGGCTCTCTGAGAGCGTTGCGACAAAGCGCGATTTGCCGATGCCGGCCTCGCCGGAAATCATCATCACCTGGCCTTGGCCCTGCCACGCCAGCTGCTGGCGCGAAAGCGCGAATTCGATCTCTGCCTTGCGGCCGACAAAGCCAATGGATCGCGCGGTACGCACCGCCTCGAAGCGGCTCTCCGATGCAGCCCCACCTTCGACTGCCCAGACTGCGATGGGTTCGAAGATGCCCTTGACCTCGCGGAGGCCGAGGTTGCG
This genomic window contains:
- a CDS encoding adenylate/guanylate cyclase domain-containing protein, which produces MQQISDWLEKLGLGQYALRFAENGIDLGVLPELTDQDFDRLGVLLGHRRKMLRAIAELNQGELVAEPALQRDAERRHLTVMFCDLVGSTALSARLDPEDMWEVIRAYRAACARVIATYDGSLARFVGDGILAYFGYPRAHEDDAERAVRAGLDIIAAVGPLETRAERVEVRIAIATGLVVVGDLISGGASEQQAMVGDTPNVAARLQGLAEPGAVVVAASTRELLGDLFTFRNLGLREVKGIFEPIAVWAVEGGAASESRFEAVRTARSIGFVGRKAEIEFALSRQQLAWQGQGQVMMISGEAGIGKSRFVATLSESLGLGAHRRVRYQCSPYHTNSALHPFIAQLERAAGIEPQDTIGQKLDKLEAMLALGTRQVANAAPLIAALLSIPTGERYPPLGLNPVQQRRQTFATLLDQLEGLARQQPVLIVCEDMHWADATTLELFDLAVDRVRGLPILALMTFRPEFEPPWAGLANVSLLRLDRLDRQDTRALVEQVTVGRHLPGEMMTQIIDRTDGIPLFVEELTKMVLESGLLVEDAGRYRLDSPLPPLAIPATLQDSLMARLDRLAPVKEVAQIGAAIGRDFSYRLLRSVAGRDDLTLCAALGQLEEAELLSRRGAPPEASYSFKHALVQEAAYESLLKSRRQLLHKHIGDVLRDQFPVIAETEPEVVAYHFTEAGLGVVAFEWWRKAGQQALKRSAYTEAIAHLGEAVAIADALPDEPGRSMNRLQLQIAYGRALRGSLGHSAPETVAAWKRARQFAADINDPVELAPIHSGLFNACLTHGEIAPMQELTEAVMGVARQRPESPVAAVVAHSTAGVTCWFGGDYLNARLHLERALVIYEAEPDPATFRASALDLPFVIKRFLALVLWPLGTIDRSRRLAAEAVRATADRPALSQANALVHKAVFDGLCGGMLQETETILALALAREHTMPLYIAAGSYLNGLAKWRAGDRTGGLSEMQRGWTLLHENDCYLCEPFWGMQVAVANAEAGQAESGLEILRQLISWTEQSGQHWLDAELHRSQGELLLRLDPPDVSMAEDAFRRALEIARTQRTKTFELRSAVGLARLYRANGRAAAIPEVLAPVLVDFDMERDLREIEEAETLLKRG